The Sebastes fasciatus isolate fSebFas1 chromosome 13, fSebFas1.pri, whole genome shotgun sequence genome includes a region encoding these proteins:
- the sox10 gene encoding transcription factor SOX-10 translates to MSREEQQSFSEVELSPGMSDDSRSLSPGHSSGATGGGDSPLSGQQQQQPPQLAGLDDSTAGGSSIKSEDEDDRFPAGIRDAVSQVLNCYDWTLVPMPVRVNSGSKNKPHVKRPMNAFMVWAQAARRKLADQHPHLHNAELSKTLGKLWRLLNESDKRPFIEEAERLRKQHKKDYPDYKYQPRRRKSGKPGSGSGSEADGHSEGEVGQPLYKGLQLDVALSRGAGSPLADGHHPHAAGHSPPTPPTTPKTEPQSGKVGDGKREGAGNGGSRGAMGAEGSSGAPGSGKPHIDFGNVDIGEMSHEVMANMEPFDVNEFDQYLPPNGHPGVGQSAGGAAATASPASPYTYGISSALAAASGHSAAWLSKQQQQPPLQHHGPPLGSDPSKAQIKSEVGGTGGHFAEAVSVGSHVTYTPLSLPHYSSAFPSLASRAQFAEYADHQASGSYYAHSGQASGLYSAFSYMGPSQRPLYTAISDPANVPQSHSPTHWEQPIYTTLSRP, encoded by the exons ATGtccagagaggagcagcagagctTCTCGGAGGTTGAGCTCAGTCCCGGGATGTCGGACGACAGTCGCTCCCTGTCACCGGGGCATTCTTCCGGTGCCACCGGCGGGGGGGACTCGCCTCTCAgcgggcagcagcagcagcagccgccgcAGCTGGCGGGTCTGGACGACTCGACGGCGGGCGGCTCGTCCATCAAATCCGAAGACGAGGACGACCGTTTCCCCGCAGGGATCCGGGACGCGGTGAGCCAGGTGCTCAACTGCTACGACTGGACCCTCGTGCCCATGCCCGTGCGCGTCAACTCGGGAAGCAAGAACAAGCCGCACGTGAAGAGGCCCATGAACGCCTTCATGGTGTGGGCGCAGGCGGCGCGGAGGAAACTGGCCGACCAACACCCCCACCTGCACAACGCGGAGCTCAGCAAGACCCTGGGGAAGCTCTGGAG gCTTCTCAATGAGAGCGACAAGCGACCCTTCATCGAGGAGGCAGAGAGGCTGCGGAAGCAGCACAAGAAGGACTATCCTGACTACAAATACCAGCCACGACGCCGCAAAAGTGGAAAGCCTGGTTCTGGGTCAGGAAGTGAGGCCGATGGCCATTCGGAGGGTGAGGTCGGCCAACCCCTCTACAAGGGCCTCCAACTGGATGTGGCTCTCAGTAGGGGAGCTGGGTCCCCTCTGGCAGATGGGCACCACCCTCATGCTGCAG GTCACAGTCCTCCCACACCTCCCACCACTCCCAAGACGGAGCCTCAGTCTGGGAAGGTGGGGGATGGAAAGCGGGAGGGTGCTGGGAATGGGGGCTCACGTGGTGCAATGGGTGCAGAGGGAAGCTCAGGTGCTCCGGGATCTGGTAAACCTCACATCGACTTTGGTAATGTGGACATTGGTGAGATGAGCCACGAGGTGATGGCTAACATGGAGCCTTTTGATGTCAACGAGTTTGACCAGTACCTTCCCCCCAATGGACACCCGGGGGTTGGGCAGAGTGCTGGGGGAGCCGCTGCAACAGCTTCTCCGGCCTCTCCGTACACCTACGGGATCTCCTCAGCTCTGGCAGCGGCCAGTGGACACTCAGCAGCCTGGCTctccaagcagcagcagcaaccgcCGCTGCAACATCACGGCCCCCCTCTGGGCTCAGATCCCTCCAAGGCCCAGATCAAGAGCGAGGTCGGGGGTACTGGGGGTCACTTTGCAGAGGCAGTCTCAGTAGGTTCCCATGTCACCTACACCCCCCTCAGCCTTCCTCACTACAGTTCTGCCTTCCCCTCACTGGCCTCCAGGGCTCAGTTTGCTGAATATGCTGACCACCAGGCCTCAGGGTCCTATTACGCTCACTCCGGCCAGGCCTCGGGGTTATACTCTGCCTTCTCTTACATGGGGCCCTCCCAGAGGCCCCTGTACACTGCCATCTCTGACCCAGCCAACGTGCCGCAGTCACACAGCCCCACCCACTGGGAACAGCCCATCTACACAACTCTGTCGCGGCCATGA